From the genome of Lasioglossum baleicum chromosome 13, iyLasBale1, whole genome shotgun sequence, one region includes:
- the LOC143215436 gene encoding uncharacterized protein LOC143215436 has translation MGIMKHLVGIAAAVILVLAVTGVSSMAIAQGGPPRGGPPRGGPPQGGPPMGGAGDMMTTMSPRGKRSAHHDPTHMTTTMGPREKRSPQDGSDCPPPPNGPPPHGPPPNGPPPHGPPPCGPPSDTSNSSGGNETEGAADTTRQKRSPQNSNDQNDFNTGSDSMSPSMPSFQIPNGNMGKVSNMIISTT, from the coding sequence GTGACTGGAGTTTCGTCGATGGCCATCGCGCAGGGTGGCCCTCCACGGGGTGGCCCTCCACGGGGTGGCCCTCCACAGGGTGGACCCCCAATGGGTGGAGCAGGCGACATGATGACCACAATGAGTCCTAGAGGAAAACGCAGTGCTCATCACGATCCCACGCATATGACGACCACAATGGGTCCTAGAGAGAAACGCAGTCCTCAAGATGGCTCAGACTGTCCACCACCACCCAATGGTCCACCTCCCCATGGTCCACCACCCAATGGTCCACCTCCCCATGGTCCACCCCCATGCGGTCCTCCTTCGGACACGAGCAACTCTTCCGGAGGAAACGAAACAGAAGGCGCAGCAGATACGACGAGACAGAAAAGATCCCCCCAAAATTCAAATGATCAAAACGACTTTAATACCGGGAGCGACAGTATGTCTCCTAGTATGCCATCATTCCAAATTCCCAATGGCAACATGGGCAAAGTGTCGAACATGATCATTAGCACGACCTAA